The proteins below are encoded in one region of Flavobacterium nackdongense:
- a CDS encoding ArnT family glycosyltransferase has protein sequence MISEKLKNNSKILSISVIAILIFRLLLTITIPLLDKTESRYAEIARIMQETQQWIVLQIDYGVPFWAKPPLSTWLSAGSFEVFGVNEFASRFPSFLLSVILIIIAGKMVKKEGYSFYLPGFILLTMPEFLIHTGVVSTDTSLEFCITLMMISFWKTMQSETKTYWNYLFFIALGFGFLAKGPLITVLTFPPLFLWCCLDIQRFKAVFSKFSILFGLCITAVIALPWYYFCEQESPGFLDYFIVGEHYKRFLEPGWKGDLYGSGHSQPKGMIWLLMIGFMFPWILLVLFKLWKNKATIFKNNWVSFLIAWAFWTPLFFTISSNILHTYLLPSAMPIMFLVVYFWNDFTRKKLLINTALFFPAVVFIAYFALFATGKLDHQMNSDKYLLREIKATSENNEIPIYYWKNKHYSGQFYTRGKVQVVKTEKQLDSVQKLHKKLFFVIQNKEIKEISKKQQETMTLTQSNFKTSIFVTK, from the coding sequence ATGATTTCAGAAAAGCTAAAAAACAATTCTAAAATACTATCGATTTCAGTGATAGCCATCTTGATTTTTAGATTGTTACTCACTATCACTATTCCGTTATTAGATAAAACAGAATCGCGCTATGCCGAAATTGCTCGAATTATGCAAGAAACGCAGCAATGGATTGTTTTGCAAATAGATTATGGAGTACCATTTTGGGCAAAACCACCTTTATCTACTTGGTTGTCTGCGGGAAGTTTTGAAGTGTTTGGTGTAAACGAATTTGCCTCTCGATTTCCCTCTTTTTTATTGAGTGTCATCCTAATAATCATTGCCGGAAAAATGGTCAAAAAAGAAGGATATTCCTTTTATCTTCCCGGTTTTATTTTGCTAACAATGCCTGAATTCCTGATACATACAGGTGTGGTCTCAACCGATACTTCGCTTGAATTTTGTATCACCCTAATGATGATTTCCTTTTGGAAAACGATGCAAAGCGAAACCAAAACCTACTGGAATTATCTGTTTTTTATCGCTCTAGGGTTTGGATTTTTGGCTAAAGGACCGCTAATTACGGTGCTTACTTTTCCGCCTTTATTTTTATGGTGTTGCCTGGATATTCAAAGATTTAAAGCCGTTTTTTCTAAATTTTCAATCCTATTTGGACTTTGTATTACAGCGGTAATCGCCCTTCCTTGGTATTACTTTTGCGAGCAAGAATCGCCCGGTTTTCTGGATTATTTTATTGTGGGCGAACATTACAAACGCTTTCTTGAACCCGGCTGGAAAGGGGACTTATACGGCAGTGGCCACTCGCAACCCAAAGGAATGATTTGGTTACTAATGATTGGATTTATGTTTCCGTGGATTCTGCTTGTTTTGTTTAAATTATGGAAAAATAAAGCCACCATTTTCAAAAACAATTGGGTTTCCTTTTTGATAGCTTGGGCCTTTTGGACACCACTGTTTTTTACAATTTCCAGTAATATTTTGCATACGTATTTGCTTCCATCTGCGATGCCAATTATGTTTTTAGTGGTGTATTTTTGGAACGATTTTACTCGAAAAAAACTGCTAATCAATACGGCATTATTTTTCCCAGCGGTAGTTTTTATTGCCTATTTTGCCTTATTTGCTACAGGGAAATTAGACCATCAAATGAATTCGGATAAATATCTTTTGAGAGAAATCAAAGCAACCTCTGAAAACAACGAAATTCCCATTTATTATTGGAAAAACAAGCATTATTCAGGTCAATTTTATACCCGTGGGAAAGTTCAAGTGGTAAAAACGGAAAAGCAATTAGATTCGGTTCAAAAGTTACATAAAAAGCTATTTTTTGTAATTCAAAATAAAGAAATTAAAGAAATTTCAAAAAAACAGCAGGAAACGATGACATTGACCCAAAGTAATTTCAAAACTTCTATTTTTGTCACTAAATAA
- a CDS encoding aldehyde dehydrogenase yields MEPKTNINFRKETLTKLLNEIIIHEKEIIDALYFDFKKPAFETVISETGYVIAELKETIKNLSKWAKPKRVFPSLLNFPSKDYIYKEPYGKVLIISPWNYPFQLALCPVISAFAAGNQVVLKPSELTPKTSEIIEKIMAKVFIKKDVNVIEGGIEVAQELLSKRWDYIFFTGSVAVGKIVAKAAAENLTPVTLELGGKNPCIIDETANLKLAAKRIVWGKFMNAGQTCIAPDYILIQKDMKSHFVDYLKKQITKAYGEDPSKSPDYARIVNRKNWQRLVDKIEPEKVIFGGKSDSENCYISPTIIEETSLDTEIMKDEIFGPILPILTYSTEAEIENIISKFEKPLAFYIFTENRIFSKHMIQKYSFGGGCVNDTMVHFSNKRLPFGGVGHSGIGAYHGILSFDTFSHKKSILKKSNFLDLPFRYAPYQDKLGTIKKILRWL; encoded by the coding sequence ATGGAACCCAAAACCAACATTAATTTCAGAAAAGAAACTTTGACTAAGTTGCTGAATGAGATTATCATTCACGAAAAAGAAATCATCGATGCTTTGTATTTCGATTTCAAAAAACCAGCCTTCGAAACGGTGATTTCTGAAACAGGTTACGTAATTGCTGAATTAAAAGAAACCATAAAAAACCTTAGCAAATGGGCAAAACCCAAAAGAGTATTCCCTTCCCTGCTCAATTTCCCTTCCAAAGATTATATTTATAAAGAACCTTACGGCAAAGTTTTGATAATTTCACCTTGGAATTATCCCTTTCAATTGGCGCTTTGCCCAGTGATTTCAGCCTTTGCAGCGGGTAATCAAGTTGTGCTAAAACCTTCTGAACTGACGCCTAAAACCTCGGAAATAATCGAAAAAATAATGGCTAAAGTTTTCATCAAAAAAGATGTCAATGTCATCGAAGGCGGAATTGAAGTGGCGCAGGAATTGCTTTCGAAGCGTTGGGATTATATCTTTTTTACAGGCAGTGTCGCCGTGGGGAAAATTGTTGCCAAAGCCGCTGCTGAAAATCTTACGCCTGTAACCTTAGAATTGGGTGGTAAAAACCCCTGTATCATTGACGAAACGGCCAATTTGAAACTCGCAGCCAAAAGAATAGTTTGGGGTAAATTTATGAATGCCGGCCAAACGTGCATTGCCCCCGACTACATTTTGATTCAAAAGGATATGAAAAGTCATTTTGTCGATTATTTAAAAAAACAAATTACCAAAGCGTATGGCGAAGATCCGAGCAAATCACCTGATTATGCAAGAATTGTAAATCGCAAAAACTGGCAGCGATTGGTCGATAAGATTGAGCCCGAAAAAGTAATTTTTGGTGGTAAAAGCGATAGTGAAAATTGCTACATCTCCCCTACAATTATCGAGGAAACTTCATTGGACACGGAGATTATGAAAGACGAAATATTTGGCCCTATTCTACCCATTTTGACTTACTCAACCGAAGCTGAAATCGAAAACATCATTTCCAAATTCGAAAAACCATTGGCATTCTATATATTTACCGAAAACCGAATTTTCTCTAAACATATGATTCAAAAATATTCGTTTGGAGGCGGTTGTGTCAACGATACGATGGTCCATTTCTCGAATAAAAGATTACCATTTGGTGGTGTTGGACATAGCGGAATTGGCGCCTATCACGGAATTTTGAGTTTTGACACCTTTTCGCATAAAAAAAGTATTTTAAAAAAATCAAACTTTTTAGATTTACCGTTTCGATACGCACCCTATCAAGACAAATTAGGAACAATTAAAAAAATATTGCGCTGGCTTTAA
- a CDS encoding putative toxin-antitoxin system toxin component, PIN family translates to MAQNKSLRLVIDTNLWISFIISKKLNLLETILLTDNTRILFCSELVEELQATITKPKLKKYFSENALEEMLAVFDPYIDFITVKSTVSICRDPNDNFLLALAKDGEANYLLTGDNDLLDIGKYEKTIIIKIFDFIEQSKTQ, encoded by the coding sequence ATGGCACAAAATAAATCACTTAGACTGGTTATTGACACAAATCTTTGGATTAGCTTCATCATTTCAAAAAAACTCAACCTACTTGAAACTATACTTTTAACCGACAATACTAGAATCTTATTTTGCAGCGAACTGGTCGAAGAACTTCAAGCAACAATTACCAAACCCAAGCTTAAAAAATATTTTTCCGAGAATGCTTTAGAAGAAATGTTAGCCGTATTTGATCCTTATATCGATTTTATTACTGTGAAAAGTACCGTTTCAATTTGTCGAGACCCCAATGACAACTTCTTATTAGCTTTAGCTAAAGATGGAGAAGCAAATTATCTACTGACAGGTGATAATGACTTATTGGATATCGGAAAATACGAAAAAACAATAATTATAAAAATTTTTGATTTCATCGAGCAAAGTAAAACTCAATAA
- a CDS encoding response regulator codes for MSNQAEILVIDDEVQIRKLLEINLDSNGYKTFFAANAKEGLLAAANYQPDLIILDLGLPDEDGQVVLKRLREWFTNPIIILTVKNSEEEIVTALDSGANDYLTKPFRTQELLARIRTALRNLVQKENEPIIQFGDVSIDFTSRVVKLKAEILKLTVTEYNLLSILVKNEGRVLTHHYLLKEVWGNSYSDQTQYLRVFVAQLRKKIEEDPNRPKFIITESGVGYRFNTS; via the coding sequence ATGAGTAATCAAGCCGAAATATTAGTCATTGACGATGAAGTTCAAATTCGAAAGTTGCTCGAAATCAACTTAGATTCCAATGGATATAAAACTTTTTTTGCCGCAAATGCAAAAGAAGGACTTTTAGCAGCAGCCAATTATCAACCCGATTTGATTATTTTGGATTTAGGTTTACCTGACGAAGATGGGCAGGTCGTTTTGAAGCGGTTAAGGGAATGGTTTACGAATCCAATTATCATTTTGACTGTAAAAAATTCCGAGGAAGAAATCGTCACCGCATTAGATAGTGGGGCAAATGATTATTTGACTAAACCATTTCGTACACAAGAGTTGTTGGCGAGGATTCGTACTGCTTTACGAAATTTAGTGCAGAAGGAAAATGAACCAATAATCCAATTTGGCGATGTTTCGATTGACTTTACTTCGAGGGTGGTGAAATTGAAAGCCGAAATTTTAAAACTCACCGTCACGGAATATAATTTGCTTTCCATTTTAGTCAAGAATGAAGGTCGAGTCTTGACACATCACTATTTGCTAAAAGAAGTTTGGGGTAACAGCTACTCGGACCAAACACAATACTTACGGGTTTTCGTTGCACAACTTCGCAAAAAAATTGAAGAAGATCCCAACCGACCCAAATTTATCATTACCGAATCAGGTGTGGGGTATCGCTTCAATACCAGCTAA
- the panB gene encoding 3-methyl-2-oxobutanoate hydroxymethyltransferase, with protein sequence MSVAKKDYKRITTKSLIEMKADGQKISMLTAYDFSMAKIVDAAGIDVILVGDSASNVMAGHETTLPITLDQMIYHASGVVRAIYRALVVVDLPFGSYQSDPKEALRSAIRIMKESGGHAVKLEGGSEIKESIKRILNAGIPVMGHLGLTPQSIYKFGTYTVRAKEEEEAEKLIEDAKLLEKLGCFAIVIEKVPAELAQKVAQSISIPVIGIGAGGGVDGQVLVIHDMLGMNNEFSPRFLRRYLNLYEEMTTAIGQYVADVKSCDFPNEKEQY encoded by the coding sequence ATGTCAGTAGCCAAAAAAGATTACAAGCGAATTACCACAAAGTCACTCATCGAAATGAAAGCCGATGGGCAGAAAATCTCGATGCTTACGGCTTACGATTTCTCTATGGCAAAAATTGTTGATGCTGCTGGTATCGATGTCATTCTTGTTGGTGATTCCGCCTCGAATGTGATGGCGGGTCACGAAACTACTTTGCCGATTACTTTAGACCAAATGATTTATCACGCCTCTGGAGTTGTTCGCGCCATTTATCGCGCCTTGGTCGTGGTTGATTTGCCTTTCGGAAGCTACCAATCGGATCCGAAAGAAGCCTTGCGTTCTGCCATCAGAATTATGAAAGAAAGTGGTGGACACGCTGTAAAACTAGAAGGTGGAAGCGAAATCAAAGAATCCATCAAACGAATATTGAACGCTGGCATTCCAGTAATGGGGCATTTGGGTTTAACCCCACAGTCTATTTATAAATTCGGAACCTATACCGTTCGTGCCAAAGAAGAAGAAGAAGCCGAAAAACTGATTGAAGATGCTAAACTCCTCGAAAAACTAGGCTGTTTTGCTATTGTTATTGAAAAAGTTCCCGCGGAATTGGCCCAAAAAGTAGCCCAAAGCATTTCGATTCCTGTAATTGGGATCGGCGCTGGTGGTGGCGTTGACGGCCAAGTATTAGTGATTCACGATATGTTGGGAATGAATAATGAATTTAGCCCTCGATTTTTGCGTCGCTATTTGAATTTATACGAAGAAATGACTACTGCTATTGGGCAATATGTAGCCGATGTGAAATCTTGTGATTTTCCTAATGAAAAAGAGCAGTATTAA
- a CDS encoding glycosyltransferase — protein sequence MSTSFNTTIVIPCYNEEKGISNSEYSNFLNNNPEVLICFVNDGSKDNTVGVLKALKEKHPTQIHILSLKNNSGKAEAVRAGIQYCNFNFKHQYIGYLDADLATTLEEFIDLRNYLQGEIVFSFGSRIRKIGSIIERENSRFLIGRVIATFISNILDIKVYDTQCGSKLFTRDISEQLFEKEFISKWLFDVEIFYRMILLFGREKAIQKMLEIPLKLWVEKGDSKVKLSYGFKLWFDLFQIRQEYKKIEKNLSQSNLN from the coding sequence ATGTCAACATCTTTCAATACCACGATTGTTATTCCCTGTTACAACGAGGAAAAAGGAATTTCGAATAGTGAATATTCTAATTTTTTGAATAACAATCCCGAGGTATTAATTTGTTTTGTGAATGATGGTTCCAAAGACAATACTGTTGGCGTTTTGAAAGCATTGAAAGAAAAGCATCCCACACAAATTCACATTCTTTCTTTAAAAAATAATTCGGGCAAGGCTGAGGCGGTTCGTGCTGGAATTCAGTATTGTAATTTCAATTTCAAACACCAGTACATTGGCTATCTCGATGCGGATTTAGCGACGACTTTAGAAGAATTTATCGACCTTAGAAATTATTTGCAAGGCGAAATCGTGTTTAGTTTTGGCTCTCGAATTCGGAAAATTGGTTCTATTATTGAACGTGAAAACAGTCGATTTTTGATAGGAAGAGTCATAGCAACTTTCATTTCGAATATCCTCGACATCAAAGTGTATGACACCCAATGTGGTTCAAAACTTTTTACCAGAGATATTTCAGAACAACTTTTTGAAAAAGAATTTATTTCAAAATGGTTGTTCGATGTAGAAATTTTCTACCGCATGATACTACTTTTTGGAAGAGAAAAAGCCATTCAAAAAATGCTCGAAATCCCATTAAAATTATGGGTTGAAAAAGGCGATTCAAAAGTAAAACTGAGCTACGGATTTAAACTTTGGTTTGATTTGTTTCAAATTAGACAGGAATACAAAAAAATTGAAAAGAATTTATCCCAATCCAATCTCAACTAA
- a CDS encoding sensor histidine kinase, whose protein sequence is MKTILSPLKIKNQYLICIASVGLVASLCLFTRDFLDHKIVGYLLLVVVSLLAMFLDIIPVLLSAVFSALILNFFFIQPYYTLHIYSTEDALLLILFFIIALINGVLTHKIRKAEKKLQIKEVRVNTMKLYNALLDSLSHELRTPISAIMGAIDTIQSETVSISEENKGKLYTEIEKASLRLNHQVENLLNMSRLESGVIQPKIDWCDLKELIYKVLNHLKEDLQFHKVMVNVDDTLPLFKLDYGLTEQIIYNLLFNASQYTPKGAQINIKVEYNPDVEFDYNPEKIMPCVITISDDGIGFPQEEIEKVFDKFYRLQNSKTGGTGLGLSIVKGFVEAQNGTIKLENREEGGSVFTISFPALVMNTKEISNE, encoded by the coding sequence ATGAAAACTATTTTAAGTCCATTAAAAATAAAGAATCAATATTTGATTTGTATAGCATCAGTAGGTCTTGTAGCTTCTTTGTGTCTGTTTACACGAGATTTTTTAGATCATAAAATCGTAGGTTATCTTTTGTTGGTTGTGGTTTCTTTATTAGCTATGTTTTTGGATATTATCCCTGTGTTATTGAGTGCTGTTTTTAGCGCATTGATACTGAATTTCTTCTTCATTCAACCGTATTATACTCTTCATATTTACAGTACAGAGGATGCGTTACTACTGATTTTGTTTTTCATTATAGCACTTATAAATGGAGTTCTTACCCATAAAATTAGGAAAGCCGAAAAAAAATTACAGATCAAAGAAGTTCGAGTAAATACGATGAAATTGTACAATGCTTTGCTGGATTCCTTGTCACACGAATTGCGAACTCCAATTTCGGCTATTATGGGTGCAATTGATACCATTCAAAGTGAAACAGTTAGTATTTCTGAAGAAAATAAAGGAAAATTATATACAGAAATTGAGAAAGCATCGTTGCGATTGAATCATCAGGTTGAGAATTTGTTGAATATGTCCAGATTGGAATCAGGAGTGATTCAGCCCAAAATAGATTGGTGTGATTTGAAGGAATTAATTTATAAAGTATTGAATCATTTGAAAGAAGATTTACAGTTCCATAAAGTTATGGTCAATGTTGATGATACATTACCGCTTTTCAAATTGGACTATGGTTTGACGGAGCAAATTATTTACAACTTACTATTTAATGCTTCGCAATACACCCCGAAAGGAGCTCAAATAAATATTAAAGTCGAATACAATCCTGATGTAGAATTTGATTACAATCCAGAAAAAATAATGCCCTGTGTTATCACCATTTCCGATGATGGAATAGGTTTTCCACAAGAGGAAATAGAGAAAGTATTTGATAAATTTTACAGATTACAAAATTCAAAAACAGGTGGGACAGGATTAGGGTTATCAATCGTAAAAGGATTTGTAGAAGCACAAAACGGCACAATAAAATTAGAAAATAGGGAAGAAGGCGGTTCTGTCTTTACCATTAGTTTTCCAGCATTAGTTATGAATACCAAAGAAATATCAAATGAGTAA
- a CDS encoding ribosomal maturation YjgA family protein, translating to MQKNSRIPYFILTLVVIALGITSRKIDGIPAFFGDILYAVMVYFGLRMFLIHISLKMTAFLSLLICFAIEFLQLYNADWMLAIRRTTFGHYVLGQGFLWSDLGYYTLGVIMAFLIDFTWINKLKSTT from the coding sequence ATGCAAAAAAACAGTCGAATACCCTATTTCATCTTAACGCTAGTGGTAATCGCTCTTGGCATAACTTCCCGAAAAATAGACGGAATTCCAGCGTTTTTTGGTGATATCCTTTATGCTGTGATGGTTTATTTTGGACTGCGAATGTTCCTCATACATATAAGTTTAAAAATGACAGCATTTCTTTCTTTGCTGATTTGCTTTGCCATCGAGTTTCTGCAACTTTATAATGCCGACTGGATGTTGGCTATTAGAAGAACCACATTCGGACATTATGTCTTGGGGCAAGGTTTTCTATGGAGTGATTTGGGTTATTATACTCTTGGAGTTATAATGGCGTTTTTGATTGATTTTACTTGGATTAATAAACTTAAAAGTACAACTTAA
- a CDS encoding KUP/HAK/KT family potassium transporter: protein MNKSTLQKVSAASLLVALGIIYGDIGTSPLYVMKAIIGEREISELLVYGGISCIFWTLTFQTTFKYILLTLSADNHGEGGVFSLYALVKRFGKGKLVIPTILGATTLLADGIITPPISVASAVEGLAAVFPEIPILPIVIAILSALFFFQRFGTQKVGFFFGPAMVVWFSMLFILGFVQILEHPSILKALNPVYAYELLVEYPHGFWLLGAVFLCTTGAEALYSDLGHCGKNNIRITWLFVKIALVVNYLGQASWLMTQGNAFLEGRNPFYTIMPQWFLLSGVIIATFAAIIASQALISGSYTLINEAMSLNFWPRVTMRNPTNLKGQIYIPSVNTILWIGCILMILYFKNSSNMEAAYGFSITIAMLMTTVLLNYYLIYIRKMNRILITLIISVFVVIEIAFFIANIVKIKERWMFLFFELFIFLTMYAWFFARKINNRFLKFTNLAEHTQQLQELSNDDTIPKYATHLIYLSKADKNYEVEEKIMKSIFSKKPKRADVYWFFHINRTNEPFTLNYEVIELLDDKVIKIILNIGFRIQPKVELYFKKIVQNLVKNKELSLHIRPDGSTKYNAEPDFKFIILEKFLSVENEFTIKDSLLLNSYYMLKNCSLSDTRAFGLDKSDVEIEEVPFVYQPIQNLELERK from the coding sequence ATGAATAAATCAACCCTTCAAAAAGTTAGTGCAGCTTCACTTTTGGTTGCCTTGGGAATTATATACGGCGACATTGGGACGAGTCCGTTATATGTTATGAAAGCCATTATTGGCGAAAGAGAAATATCCGAATTGTTAGTCTATGGTGGTATTTCCTGTATTTTCTGGACGCTTACTTTTCAAACTACATTCAAATATATTTTGTTGACACTATCGGCGGATAATCACGGGGAAGGCGGTGTTTTTTCGCTCTACGCCTTGGTAAAACGATTTGGTAAAGGAAAATTAGTAATTCCAACCATTCTTGGTGCCACGACACTTTTGGCAGACGGAATTATTACACCACCCATTTCGGTAGCTTCTGCTGTGGAAGGTTTGGCGGCTGTCTTTCCTGAAATTCCAATACTTCCTATAGTGATTGCCATTTTATCGGCCTTGTTCTTTTTTCAACGATTTGGCACACAAAAAGTAGGTTTCTTTTTTGGACCTGCAATGGTAGTTTGGTTCTCGATGCTTTTTATATTGGGATTCGTCCAAATATTAGAACATCCGTCCATTTTAAAAGCTTTAAATCCTGTTTATGCTTATGAATTATTAGTCGAATATCCACACGGTTTTTGGTTGTTGGGAGCGGTATTTTTGTGTACAACAGGGGCAGAGGCTTTGTATTCTGACTTAGGACATTGCGGAAAAAACAACATTAGAATTACTTGGCTATTTGTCAAAATTGCTTTAGTTGTGAACTATTTAGGGCAAGCTTCTTGGCTGATGACGCAAGGAAATGCATTTCTCGAAGGGAGAAATCCTTTTTATACCATAATGCCACAATGGTTTTTACTTTCGGGAGTAATTATTGCCACTTTTGCTGCTATTATTGCCTCTCAAGCTTTGATTAGTGGTTCCTATACGTTAATAAATGAGGCGATGTCACTTAATTTTTGGCCCCGTGTGACGATGCGAAATCCAACTAATTTGAAGGGACAAATCTACATTCCATCAGTAAATACCATTCTTTGGATAGGTTGTATTTTGATGATTTTGTATTTCAAAAATTCTTCGAATATGGAAGCGGCTTATGGTTTTTCTATCACAATTGCTATGTTGATGACCACCGTCTTGCTAAATTATTATCTGATTTACATTCGAAAAATGAACCGAATTTTGATAACCTTGATTATAAGTGTTTTTGTTGTTATTGAAATTGCTTTCTTTATTGCCAATATTGTAAAAATAAAAGAACGATGGATGTTTTTGTTCTTTGAACTTTTTATTTTCTTGACGATGTATGCTTGGTTTTTTGCCAGAAAAATAAATAATAGGTTTTTGAAATTTACTAATTTGGCAGAACACACCCAACAACTTCAGGAACTAAGTAACGACGATACAATTCCAAAATATGCCACCCATTTAATTTACCTGTCAAAAGCAGATAAAAATTATGAGGTGGAAGAAAAAATTATGAAATCTATTTTCTCCAAAAAGCCAAAAAGAGCTGATGTTTACTGGTTTTTTCACATCAATAGGACCAATGAACCATTTACCTTGAATTATGAAGTAATCGAATTATTGGACGATAAAGTAATCAAAATTATCTTGAATATTGGTTTTAGAATCCAACCCAAAGTAGAATTGTATTTCAAAAAAATTGTTCAAAATTTGGTTAAAAATAAGGAGTTAAGTTTGCATATTCGCCCAGATGGCTCTACAAAATACAATGCAGAACCCGATTTTAAATTCATTATTTTGGAAAAATTCTTGTCTGTCGAAAATGAGTTTACCATTAAGGATTCTCTGTTGTTGAACTCTTATTATATGCTCAAAAATTGTTCGCTTTCAGACACAAGAGCATTCGGATTGGATAAAAGCGATGTAGAAATCGAAGAAGTCCCTTTCGTTTATCAACCCATTCAAAATTTGGAATTGGAGAGGAAGTAG
- the ypfJ gene encoding KPN_02809 family neutral zinc metallopeptidase has product MKWIGRRQSDNVDDRRGMSGGGKAILGGGVLGIVILLLNAFGGENGQMIGNILQQTQGQAAPTEERALTPEELKEQEFIKTLLADNEDIWTKIFQENNLEFEAPKLVLFSGQVQTACGGASSASGPFYCPGDKIIYMDMSFFEELRTKFGAEGGDFAVAYVLAHEFGHHIQTILGTSSKMRQLQQGKSEAEANKLSVALELQADFYAGLWTHYNENKNAMLEPGDIEEALSAANAVGDDAIQKKMQGQVVPDSFTHGTSEQRMYWFNRGFKSGDIRKGDTFAEVD; this is encoded by the coding sequence ATGAAATGGATAGGAAGACGTCAAAGTGACAATGTCGATGACAGAAGAGGAATGTCGGGTGGTGGAAAAGCCATTCTTGGTGGCGGTGTTTTGGGAATAGTGATCTTACTATTGAATGCTTTTGGTGGCGAAAACGGCCAAATGATTGGCAATATTCTGCAGCAAACCCAAGGACAAGCAGCACCAACTGAAGAAAGAGCCTTAACTCCCGAAGAATTGAAAGAACAGGAATTTATAAAAACCCTTTTGGCAGACAATGAAGACATTTGGACCAAAATATTCCAAGAAAACAACCTTGAATTTGAAGCTCCAAAACTCGTTTTATTTAGTGGTCAAGTGCAAACGGCTTGTGGTGGCGCGAGTTCCGCTTCAGGACCTTTTTATTGTCCCGGTGACAAAATTATTTATATGGATATGTCTTTCTTTGAAGAATTGAGAACAAAATTTGGTGCCGAAGGTGGCGATTTTGCCGTAGCTTATGTTTTGGCACACGAATTTGGACATCACATTCAAACTATTTTAGGCACTTCTTCAAAAATGCGTCAATTACAACAAGGAAAAAGTGAAGCTGAAGCCAATAAATTATCCGTCGCCCTAGAATTGCAAGCCGATTTCTATGCAGGACTTTGGACCCATTACAACGAAAATAAAAATGCAATGTTAGAACCCGGCGATATCGAAGAAGCCTTAAGCGCTGCCAATGCTGTAGGTGACGATGCCATCCAGAAAAAAATGCAGGGACAAGTCGTTCCCGATTCCTTCACCCACGGAACTTCTGAGCAAAGAATGTATTGGTTCAATCGCGGTTTCAAATCGGGTGATATTCGAAAAGGAGATACTTTTGCGGAGGTGGATTAG
- a CDS encoding RluA family pseudouridine synthase, with amino-acid sequence MKTLSNKNNLQILHEDNHLIVVNKRVGDLVQGDKTGDKPLSDVVKEYIKDKYNKPGEVFLGVVHRLDRPTTGIVVFARTSKALTRMNELFSNRETQKTYWAIVKNKPQNSEDKLVHYLKRNEKNNTSKAHTKEVPESKLASLDYKIIKELNNYFALEINLHTGRHHQIRAQLSAIGSPIKGDLKYGFDRSNPDGGIHLHARKLVFIHPVSKENVIIVAPVPNDVIWNAI; translated from the coding sequence ATGAAAACTCTTTCCAATAAAAATAACCTACAAATTCTGCACGAGGACAATCATTTAATAGTGGTGAACAAGCGTGTGGGCGATTTGGTGCAAGGCGACAAAACGGGCGACAAACCTTTGTCAGATGTGGTCAAAGAATACATCAAAGACAAATACAACAAACCCGGAGAAGTTTTCTTGGGAGTAGTTCACAGATTGGACAGACCCACTACAGGAATTGTAGTTTTTGCTAGAACTAGCAAGGCTTTGACTCGAATGAACGAATTGTTCAGCAATCGCGAAACCCAGAAAACCTACTGGGCAATCGTAAAAAATAAACCTCAAAATTCCGAAGACAAACTTGTTCATTACCTGAAAAGGAACGAAAAAAACAATACTTCAAAAGCGCATACAAAAGAAGTTCCCGAAAGCAAATTAGCCAGTTTGGATTATAAAATTATCAAAGAGCTGAACAACTATTTTGCCTTGGAAATCAATCTTCATACGGGAAGACACCACCAAATTCGCGCGCAACTTTCGGCTATTGGTTCACCTATAAAAGGCGATTTGAAATACGGTTTCGACCGATCAAATCCTGATGGCGGAATTCATCTTCACGCTCGGAAACTGGTTTTTATTCATCCCGTTTCTAAAGAAAATGTTATCATTGTGGCTCCTGTGCCAAATGATGTGATTTGGAATGCCATTTAA